From the Pseudomonas baltica genome, one window contains:
- a CDS encoding DnaB-like helicase C-terminal domain-containing protein, producing the protein MRELFSIEAEHALLGALMLNATLFDDITSKVNSRDFSDLENAALYEAILETHASGQPIDPVTVGIERPTLPSGNRTIAYAGEIAANTPSIANWKAYRRTVLERSALRKVIEVAEVIRDSASEDKPVSEIIAMAQQATADLRNLDDDAPRYRRLDEFMGDASQAIDDKANGRAPTWPDTGLKDLDELVQGIRPKKVTVIAGLPGSGKTTLGLQIAQHNAIRTHKPWLIFSIEMPGEELGVRAIASLGGIDLRRLDNPERMKTEDWANMVNAVAQAVGAPLFICEDAVQTPASIRATARQCEREHGLAGIMVDYLGLIKAEQKGRTRSEEVGTISKALLRLAKEMNIPVIELAQLNRDSTKRVGKKPQSSDLRDSGEIEADASCILMVHRDMDTEEGQNGVTEILMTKCRHAKVGSCVLQQQGEYGRFVNFIGNPYPSDEEVEMGRVVKFTSRKGRRDYE; encoded by the coding sequence ATGAGAGAGCTCTTTTCGATTGAGGCTGAGCACGCGTTGCTGGGCGCTTTGATGCTGAACGCCACCCTGTTCGACGACATCACCAGCAAAGTGAACAGCCGGGATTTCAGCGACTTGGAAAACGCGGCGCTGTACGAAGCCATCCTCGAAACGCACGCCTCTGGCCAGCCCATTGATCCGGTGACTGTGGGTATCGAGCGGCCTACGCTGCCCAGTGGCAACCGGACGATCGCCTACGCCGGCGAGATCGCGGCGAATACGCCCAGCATTGCGAACTGGAAGGCTTATCGCCGCACCGTGCTTGAACGGTCGGCGCTGCGCAAGGTGATCGAAGTAGCGGAAGTGATCCGCGACAGCGCGAGCGAGGATAAGCCGGTCTCCGAGATTATTGCCATGGCCCAGCAGGCCACCGCCGACTTGCGCAATCTCGATGACGATGCCCCGCGGTATCGCCGTCTCGATGAATTCATGGGTGATGCAAGCCAGGCCATCGACGACAAGGCCAACGGCCGGGCGCCTACCTGGCCCGACACCGGGCTCAAGGATTTGGACGAGCTGGTCCAAGGAATCAGGCCGAAGAAAGTCACGGTCATCGCGGGGTTGCCAGGTAGCGGCAAGACCACGCTGGGCCTGCAAATCGCACAGCACAATGCGATTCGGACGCACAAACCGTGGCTGATCTTTTCCATCGAGATGCCCGGGGAGGAACTGGGCGTCCGAGCCATAGCTTCGCTTGGAGGCATCGACCTGCGGCGCTTGGATAATCCGGAGCGGATGAAGACCGAGGACTGGGCGAATATGGTCAACGCAGTTGCGCAAGCGGTTGGTGCGCCGCTGTTCATCTGTGAAGACGCAGTGCAAACCCCGGCGTCCATCCGTGCTACCGCCCGCCAGTGCGAGCGCGAGCACGGGCTGGCTGGGATCATGGTCGACTACCTCGGACTGATCAAAGCGGAGCAAAAGGGACGGACGCGAAGCGAGGAGGTCGGCACCATCAGCAAGGCGCTACTGCGTCTGGCCAAGGAGATGAACATCCCGGTGATCGAGCTGGCCCAGTTGAACCGGGACTCCACGAAGCGCGTCGGCAAGAAGCCGCAATCCAGCGACTTGCGCGACTCTGGAGAGATCGAGGCCGATGCCTCCTGCATTCTGATGGTTCATCGGGACATGGACACCGAGGAAGGCCAGAACGGTGTCACCGAAATCCTGATGACTAAGTGTCGTCACGCGAAGGTCGGCAGTTGCGTGCTCCAGCAGCAGGGCGAGTACGGCCGGTTCGTCAACTTCATCGGCAACCCTTACCCGTCAGACGAAGAGGTCGAGATGGGTCGAGTGGTCAAGTTCACGAGCCGGAAGGGGAGAAGAGACTATGAGTAA
- a CDS encoding heme-binding protein produces the protein MLNIVSISLADAKRVIGAAESKASSIGSPSNIAVVDAGGNLVAHVRMDGAQLASITHSINKAFTSLACKTATGDLASDAKPGGQFYGISNSVDGRIITFAGGIPLIDGDAYVGAVGVSGGTGEQDQAVAEAAVAAL, from the coding sequence ATGCTGAATATCGTCTCAATCTCTCTTGCTGATGCGAAGCGGGTAATTGGAGCCGCAGAATCCAAAGCATCGTCCATTGGATCGCCAAGCAATATTGCGGTGGTAGACGCGGGCGGGAATCTGGTAGCTCACGTCCGGATGGACGGGGCTCAGTTAGCAAGTATTACCCATTCGATCAATAAGGCCTTCACGAGTCTTGCTTGCAAAACGGCGACTGGTGATCTCGCGTCTGACGCAAAGCCGGGCGGGCAATTTTACGGAATTTCCAATTCGGTCGATGGGCGGATCATCACTTTCGCAGGCGGCATTCCATTAATCGATGGAGACGCTTACGTTGGCGCGGTTGGCGTCAGTGGAGGAACGGGGGAGCAGGATCAGGCCGTGGCGGAAGCCGCAGTTGCCGCGCTCTAA
- a CDS encoding SDR family oxidoreductase, producing the protein MTVLVTGAGTGFGYEVALRLAAKGIDVIAGVEIVAQVHGLEQEARRRGVSLQIEKLDVTDDGDRRKAAEWDVDVLLNNAGISEGGATVDIPAENLRRQYEVNVIGPLMLTQLVVKKMVKKQRGKVVFMSSVAGLTTDPFAGAYASSKHAIEAIADAMSQELKEFGIEVATVNPGPFLTGFNDRMFESWKSWTDDVSSRLFDYSNLAFPHGQYDPEPVFETTIGVITGAIGTYRNVEPKEIITQQREQLDAVWSRKSNEGLGRRAELVQKAYDIKPGTSV; encoded by the coding sequence ATGACAGTTCTCGTAACAGGAGCAGGCACTGGATTTGGCTACGAAGTGGCTTTGAGGCTCGCTGCCAAGGGCATTGACGTCATTGCGGGAGTGGAGATCGTTGCGCAGGTACACGGCTTGGAACAGGAGGCCCGCCGACGTGGCGTGAGTCTTCAGATCGAAAAACTGGACGTCACTGACGACGGCGACCGTCGCAAGGCCGCGGAGTGGGACGTGGACGTACTTCTGAACAATGCGGGAATCTCTGAGGGCGGAGCGACGGTGGATATTCCTGCCGAAAACCTTCGCCGCCAGTATGAGGTCAATGTGATTGGCCCTTTGATGCTGACTCAGCTTGTCGTCAAAAAAATGGTCAAAAAGCAACGTGGCAAAGTCGTTTTTATGTCCTCAGTGGCTGGCTTGACCACAGATCCGTTTGCAGGAGCTTATGCATCCTCTAAGCATGCAATCGAGGCGATCGCTGATGCGATGAGCCAGGAACTTAAAGAGTTCGGAATTGAAGTCGCAACCGTCAATCCCGGCCCATTCCTCACAGGATTCAATGACCGGATGTTCGAAAGCTGGAAAAGCTGGACGGATGACGTTTCAAGCCGCCTCTTCGATTATAGTAACCTTGCCTTCCCACATGGGCAGTATGACCCCGAGCCGGTTTTCGAGACCACGATCGGTGTGATCACTGGGGCGATTGGCACTTACCGAAACGTAGAACCCAAAGAGATTATTACCCAACAACGGGAGCAGTTAGACGCAGTTTGGTCTCGGAAAAGTAATGAAGGATTGGGCCGACGTGCTGAATTGGTCCAGAAGGCGTATGACATCAAGCCAGGTACGTCAGTCTGA
- a CDS encoding phage holin, lambda family: MNSMPEKNPDFWAQVWLALSNPLWQGAIMAAVVSLLRVLYDAKETSKRRVLFESLICGALSLVASSIIEWMAWPSSLSVAAGGTIGFLGVAAIRELVTRFLGRKVDSI; encoded by the coding sequence ATGAATTCGATGCCTGAGAAAAATCCTGACTTCTGGGCTCAGGTCTGGCTGGCCCTTTCGAACCCACTATGGCAGGGCGCAATCATGGCCGCCGTCGTATCCCTTCTGCGTGTTCTCTACGATGCCAAAGAAACCAGCAAACGCCGTGTTCTCTTCGAGTCGCTGATCTGCGGCGCGCTGAGCCTGGTAGCGTCCAGCATCATCGAATGGATGGCTTGGCCTTCCAGTTTATCGGTCGCTGCCGGCGGCACGATCGGCTTCCTTGGCGTAGCGGCCATTCGCGAGCTGGTGACACGTTTCCTTGGCCGCAAGGTGGATTCGATATGA
- a CDS encoding IS5 family transposase — MKQMTFADAEYAGKRKQTRKELFLIEMDRVVPWKGLIALIEPHYPKGEGGRPAYPLMAMLRVHLMQNWFGYSDPAMEEALYETTILRQFSGLSLERIPDETTILNFRRLLEKHELATGILGVINGYLGERGLSLRQGTIVDATLIHAPTSTKNKDSKRDPEMHQTKKGNQYYFGAKAHIGVDDDSGLVHSVVVTAANVADVTQVDKLLHGSENVVCADAGYTGVEKRKEHAGRQVIWQVAARRSTYKKHGKRSVLYKAIRKIERAKAQVRSKVEHPFRVIKRQFGYTKVRFRGLVKNTAQMVTLFALSNLWMARRQLLSGAGEVRP, encoded by the coding sequence ATGAAGCAAATGACCTTCGCCGACGCCGAGTACGCCGGTAAGCGCAAGCAGACCCGTAAGGAATTGTTCCTGATCGAGATGGATCGGGTCGTGCCCTGGAAGGGTTTGATCGCTCTGATCGAACCCCATTACCCGAAGGGCGAAGGCGGTCGTCCGGCGTATCCGTTGATGGCGATGCTGCGGGTTCATCTCATGCAGAACTGGTTTGGTTACAGTGATCCGGCGATGGAAGAGGCGCTGTACGAGACGACGATCTTGCGCCAGTTTTCCGGCCTGAGCCTGGAGCGAATCCCGGACGAAACCACCATTCTCAACTTCCGTCGCCTGCTGGAAAAACACGAGTTGGCCACTGGCATTCTCGGCGTGATCAATGGCTATCTGGGCGAGCGTGGCCTGTCACTGCGACAAGGCACCATCGTCGATGCCACGCTGATTCATGCGCCCACTTCGACAAAGAACAAGGACAGTAAACGCGACCCGGAAATGCACCAAACGAAGAAGGGCAACCAGTATTACTTCGGCGCCAAAGCGCACATTGGTGTCGACGATGACTCGGGGCTGGTGCACAGCGTGGTGGTCACTGCGGCCAACGTGGCGGACGTGACCCAAGTCGACAAACTGCTACACGGTTCTGAGAACGTGGTCTGCGCCGATGCAGGCTATACCGGTGTCGAGAAGCGCAAAGAGCATGCTGGACGCCAAGTCATCTGGCAGGTTGCAGCCCGGCGCAGCACCTACAAGAAGCACGGAAAACGCAGCGTGTTGTACAAAGCAATACGCAAGATCGAGAGAGCCAAGGCTCAGGTTCGCTCCAAGGTTGAGCATCCATTTCGGGTGATCAAGCGTCAGTTTGGTTATACGAAAGTGCGCTTCCGAGGCTTGGTGAAAAACACTGCTCAGATGGTGACGTTGTTCGCCCTGTCGAACCTGTGGATGGCACGTCGACAGTTGCTTTCTGGCGCGGGAGAGGTGCGCCCGTAA